The proteins below are encoded in one region of Reichenbachiella sp. 5M10:
- a CDS encoding exo-beta-N-acetylmuramidase NamZ domain-containing protein, translated as MKTQTGLQLLHNHLDHIQGNVAYLCHAASVDENYTHGIETIKDLFGSRLKKLFSPQHGIFADVQDNMVETDHFVHGYYQLPVYSLYSDTRKPTADMLAGIDHVIVDLQDVGTRVYTYIYTLIYMMEACGEQDIEVIVLDRPNPIGGAAVEGNVLDMNFRSFVGRYPIPMRHGLTMGEVAMMARQHWGVICDLRVIKMSGWERQMHYWHTGLPWVLPSPNLPNVETAFTFTATVIFEGTNVSEGRGTTKSLETIGHPAIQNYDLLPILEAAFAKSNLAGFVLRPLSFLPTFQKHAGKLCHGYQIHVTDYHAFQPWRVGQLINQVLYHQMGGEFLWKQPPYEYEEQLLPIDILNGTDQVRKWIESKGEFDELVDLETQGMDTYQNMRKDILMY; from the coding sequence ATGAAAACACAAACGGGTCTTCAGCTCCTCCACAATCATCTGGATCACATCCAAGGCAATGTGGCTTACCTCTGTCACGCTGCATCGGTTGACGAAAATTACACACACGGCATAGAGACGATCAAAGATCTGTTTGGGTCTCGTCTCAAGAAACTTTTCTCCCCACAGCATGGGATTTTTGCTGATGTTCAGGACAACATGGTGGAGACGGATCATTTTGTACACGGGTACTATCAGTTGCCAGTCTATAGCCTCTACTCTGATACACGCAAACCAACGGCAGATATGCTGGCTGGGATTGATCATGTGATTGTCGATTTGCAAGATGTAGGTACCCGAGTGTATACCTATATCTATACGTTGATTTACATGATGGAGGCTTGCGGTGAACAAGACATAGAGGTTATCGTACTCGATCGCCCTAATCCAATCGGAGGTGCGGCGGTCGAAGGAAATGTGCTCGATATGAATTTTCGCTCTTTTGTGGGGAGGTATCCGATTCCTATGCGGCATGGCCTGACGATGGGTGAAGTTGCCATGATGGCACGTCAGCACTGGGGGGTGATCTGTGACTTGCGTGTGATCAAGATGTCTGGCTGGGAGCGTCAGATGCATTATTGGCATACGGGATTGCCATGGGTGCTGCCTTCTCCGAACCTGCCAAATGTCGAGACCGCATTTACTTTTACAGCGACAGTGATTTTCGAAGGGACCAATGTCTCGGAGGGTCGTGGGACGACCAAGAGCCTTGAGACAATTGGCCATCCAGCTATCCAAAATTATGATTTACTTCCTATTTTGGAGGCAGCCTTTGCAAAGTCAAATTTAGCAGGGTTTGTTCTGCGTCCGTTATCATTTTTGCCTACCTTTCAAAAGCATGCGGGAAAGCTGTGTCATGGGTATCAAATCCATGTGACAGATTATCATGCGTTTCAGCCATGGCGTGTAGGTCAGCTGATTAATCAAGTGCTTTACCATCAGATGGGAGGAGAGTTTCTTTGGAAGCAGCCCCCCTATGAGTACGAAGAACAGCTCTTGCCTATAGATATCTTGAATGGCACAGACCAAGTGAGAAAATGGATCGAATCCAAGGGGGAATTTGACGAATTGGTCGATCTAGAGACACAAGGTATGGACACGTATCAAAACATGCGAAAAGACATATTAATGTATTGA
- a CDS encoding bifunctional alpha,alpha-trehalose-phosphate synthase (UDP-forming)/trehalose-phosphatase, which yields MTSKTNSKTIIVSNRLPVKVVRKEGEDLDFQPTEGGLATGLGSIYKSGNNVWIGWPGATLVSEQEEKSTTEILESQSMYPVFLTDEDLELYYEGFSNETLWPNFHYFNQYSIFDERTWESYKAVNQKFADAVLSQASEEDTIWVHDYQLLLVPALLRKEKPDLKIGFFLHIPFPSYESFRLLPFRRELLLGMLGADFLGFHTYDDTRHFLSSANRLAGIGNNHGIINYNNRQIMADALPMGIDYEKYSSTASEPETIEKEVQYRTAIGTPQMMLSIDRLDYSKGIPQRVKAFEQFLVEYPQYRTKVSLVMIVVPSRYQVGKYKELKEEIDLLVGRINGQFGRLSWTPVHYFFRSYPLNALSAFYRMAHVGFVSPLRDGMNLVAKEFIASKLEKKGVLILSEMAGASKELSDAILVNPNNRAQMVRAIKDALEMSEEEQISRMTVMQETLKRYNIYHWVDLFMSRLAHVKKQQLAQKTKNIDSKTIEGIRKDYLQAKQRLLFLDYDGTLTGFHPDPQLAVPNEELYQILDQLIEKENTRVVIISGRDKNTLQKWFDNRPIDLIAEHGVWLRQVGGDWETITHLTDVWKGDIKDVLEGYVNRTPGSFIEEKDYSLVWHYRKVETGLGELRTRELMSHLKYLTSNMNLQVLEGDKVMEIKSTEVNKGRAAASWLKRYTADFVLAIGDDWTDEDTFKAMPDSAFTIKVGGNQSAAKYSILGPEKVRGLLRKLGE from the coding sequence ATGACATCAAAAACCAATTCCAAAACCATCATAGTGTCCAACCGTCTGCCCGTGAAAGTGGTCAGAAAAGAAGGGGAGGATTTAGATTTTCAACCGACAGAAGGAGGTCTCGCTACGGGTTTGGGCTCGATTTACAAAAGTGGAAACAACGTATGGATCGGTTGGCCTGGAGCTACCCTTGTGTCAGAGCAAGAAGAGAAAAGTACGACAGAAATACTCGAATCTCAGAGTATGTATCCAGTCTTTTTGACTGATGAGGACTTGGAGCTTTATTATGAGGGTTTTTCCAATGAAACTTTGTGGCCCAACTTTCATTATTTCAATCAGTATTCCATTTTTGATGAGCGTACCTGGGAGTCTTATAAAGCAGTCAATCAGAAGTTTGCAGATGCAGTACTGTCACAAGCCAGTGAGGAAGATACCATCTGGGTCCATGATTACCAACTGCTACTTGTGCCTGCTCTCTTGCGCAAAGAAAAGCCAGACTTGAAGATTGGCTTTTTTCTACACATACCTTTTCCATCTTATGAGTCGTTTCGTCTCTTGCCGTTTCGCCGAGAGTTACTTTTGGGGATGTTGGGTGCTGACTTTTTGGGATTTCATACCTACGACGATACGAGACATTTTTTGTCGTCTGCCAATCGCTTGGCAGGTATAGGCAATAATCACGGAATCATCAATTACAACAACCGTCAGATCATGGCGGATGCTCTTCCTATGGGGATTGATTATGAGAAGTACAGCTCGACGGCTTCTGAACCAGAAACGATAGAAAAGGAGGTCCAATACCGTACTGCAATTGGCACACCCCAGATGATGCTGTCGATAGATCGTTTGGATTATTCCAAAGGGATCCCGCAGCGCGTCAAGGCCTTTGAGCAGTTTTTGGTTGAGTATCCACAGTATAGAACGAAAGTTTCGCTCGTGATGATCGTGGTACCTTCGAGATATCAAGTAGGCAAATACAAAGAACTCAAGGAAGAAATTGACCTACTAGTGGGTAGAATCAATGGCCAGTTTGGGCGACTGAGCTGGACTCCCGTACACTATTTTTTTAGGTCTTATCCGCTCAATGCTTTGTCGGCATTTTACCGTATGGCGCATGTAGGCTTTGTGAGCCCTCTCCGTGATGGAATGAACTTAGTAGCCAAAGAGTTCATCGCCAGTAAACTGGAGAAAAAGGGTGTTTTGATATTGAGTGAAATGGCTGGAGCATCCAAAGAGCTATCCGATGCGATTTTGGTCAACCCAAACAACCGCGCGCAGATGGTGAGAGCGATCAAGGATGCTCTAGAAATGAGCGAAGAAGAACAAATCAGCCGTATGACGGTGATGCAAGAGACACTCAAGAGATACAATATATATCACTGGGTGGATTTGTTTATGAGTCGATTGGCTCATGTCAAAAAACAACAACTCGCGCAGAAAACCAAAAACATCGATTCGAAAACTATCGAGGGTATTCGCAAGGACTATCTGCAAGCTAAGCAGAGGTTGTTGTTCTTAGATTATGATGGGACATTGACGGGGTTTCACCCAGATCCGCAACTAGCCGTGCCTAATGAGGAACTCTATCAGATTCTTGACCAATTGATCGAAAAGGAAAATACACGAGTGGTTATCATCAGTGGTCGGGACAAAAACACATTGCAGAAGTGGTTTGACAATAGACCTATTGACTTGATTGCAGAGCATGGTGTATGGCTGAGACAAGTTGGTGGAGATTGGGAGACGATCACTCATCTTACCGATGTGTGGAAGGGTGACATCAAGGACGTCCTTGAAGGCTATGTCAACCGTACGCCTGGTTCGTTTATCGAAGAAAAAGATTATTCTCTAGTTTGGCATTACCGAAAGGTAGAAACAGGACTTGGAGAGTTGAGAACCAGAGAATTGATGAGTCACCTCAAGTATCTCACATCTAACATGAATCTTCAGGTTTTGGAAGGAGATAAGGTCATGGAGATCAAAAGCACAGAGGTGAACAAAGGGAGAGCTGCGGCAAGCTGGCTCAAGCGCTACACTGCAGACTTTGTTTTGGCGATAGGAGATGATTGGACGGATGAGGATACGTTCAAGGCTATGCCAGACAGTGCTTTCACGATCAAGGTCGGAGGCAACCAATCTGCCGCAAAATATAGTATCTTAGGGCCCGAGAAAGTCCGAGGCCTTCTCAGAAAGTTGGGTGAATAA
- a CDS encoding HAMP domain-containing sensor histidine kinase codes for MSKSFINTWNLEFHDEEIEERFRSYNIGFEIRFVKFFLGMLLLFNTIFAAKDYFFYVEERHVVSVYWQALLIVPIYVLLVLMVMRSSQAFLVRHFYQLAWFLFVFTIGSQLLLLHLNGTQGFGINSTMIIVVFGTYLFSGILYRHALFLTPLLMVVVVFFLIYVLDFEVYETGNSILSYVMVLSGLIVIKYQIERQNRLSFNQAEMQSLEDTKIKENYLRVNALSQMRKDLIAILAHDVRSPLASLHGVLQLAKEGDLTEEETMGYIERIETQVSSVNFLINDILIWIKSQSDEADFEKGPFNLSSVIEDLKFLFAEQLEDKGILLQVNLEEDDVYGQPDMIKTILRNFVSNAIKFSSSNDTIYLESKRDGDKVLLSVRDEGVGMSSTELKRLKNTFASKLGTGKEKGMGLGLKICRALIRAHKSTLTIESEPAQGTKISFDLERA; via the coding sequence ATGTCAAAGTCATTTATCAACACATGGAACCTAGAGTTTCACGATGAGGAAATAGAAGAGCGTTTTAGATCCTACAACATAGGTTTTGAAATTAGGTTTGTGAAGTTTTTTTTGGGCATGCTTTTGTTGTTCAATACAATATTCGCAGCGAAGGATTACTTCTTTTATGTGGAGGAGCGCCATGTCGTCTCTGTATATTGGCAAGCATTATTGATTGTACCGATTTACGTTTTATTGGTGTTGATGGTGATGCGATCGAGTCAGGCTTTTCTTGTGCGTCACTTTTATCAGTTGGCGTGGTTTCTTTTTGTATTTACGATTGGTTCACAGCTTTTGCTTTTGCATCTCAATGGTACCCAGGGTTTTGGGATCAACAGTACGATGATTATTGTGGTTTTTGGTACCTATTTGTTTTCGGGTATTCTGTACCGGCACGCCTTGTTTTTGACACCTCTTTTGATGGTAGTAGTCGTGTTCTTCTTGATCTATGTATTGGATTTTGAAGTGTACGAGACAGGAAATTCGATTCTTTCGTATGTGATGGTACTCAGTGGATTGATTGTCATCAAATATCAAATCGAGCGACAAAATAGATTGAGTTTCAACCAAGCCGAGATGCAGTCCCTGGAGGACACCAAGATCAAAGAAAATTATTTGCGAGTAAATGCTCTCAGTCAAATGAGAAAGGATTTGATTGCTATTTTGGCCCATGATGTACGTTCTCCTCTCGCCAGCTTGCATGGCGTGTTGCAATTGGCGAAAGAAGGTGATCTGACCGAGGAAGAAACCATGGGGTACATCGAACGAATCGAAACGCAAGTGTCATCGGTCAATTTCCTCATCAATGATATACTCATTTGGATCAAGAGCCAAAGTGATGAGGCTGATTTTGAAAAAGGGCCTTTCAATCTGTCCAGTGTCATAGAGGATCTCAAGTTCTTGTTCGCAGAGCAGCTTGAAGATAAGGGGATCTTGCTCCAAGTAAATTTAGAGGAAGATGACGTCTATGGTCAACCAGACATGATCAAAACGATCTTAAGAAATTTTGTAAGCAATGCCATCAAGTTTTCGTCAAGTAACGACACGATCTATCTTGAGAGCAAACGCGATGGGGACAAAGTATTGCTCAGTGTCCGTGACGAAGGAGTCGGGATGTCTAGTACAGAGCTCAAGAGGCTCAAAAACACGTTTGCTTCCAAGCTAGGTACGGGAAAGGAGAAAGGAATGGGATTGGGCCTAAAAATTTGTCGTGCATTGATTCGAGCGCATAAGTCGACTCTGACGATTGAGAGCGAACCCGCCCAAGGTACAAAGATCAGTTTTGACCTAGAGAGAGCTTAG
- a CDS encoding WG repeat-containing protein, protein MERTKTIQYERIFTRLVACIILWCIAASAWGQVSYDLRGSDSEGYTSVRSSTTQLWGFVDANDHLVIPCKYDIVEPVRNGLSVVVFKNFYGVINQKDSLILPPIYDDITTIDNQIFGVSLRQKEGLIDSHGIQLIPTQYKKVILIDENLVIVKQDDTWAMANSQGEFITKFLYQQVYPMREGMIKVKLGRKYGFVNRTGKTAIAPEYENLKYYSEGLSPAKKSDLWGAIDLGGNLVIDYLYHSMTPLQDGLFKVGLHGKYGFIDAAGQTVIPIKYRNADYRNDHLIYVEESLGLLLFNTQGQLLSDKHYDKPKSWNGPYKVNDGCILVIRKGLYGYLHADGGIFVPCQYDDAEPFNEGIAKISLNGKWGLIDKQGNLILDTKYDHISKFDHGLAIVEEENKLGLVNNSGRLITRVVYQSIESTTNNQFIIKKENKYGMLDQFGSPLLPVEYQQLVKNLYSSGYLVQQGDLWGYIAEDGTPLLPIRYDNIQVYDEGQSVIVEKNGKSSLMTINQFVKIPFQYDKLTLTPDRYIRIDDRGKVGLATINGQTLIKPKYDDIRNVQIHSVEVLKKGKWSLKNY, encoded by the coding sequence TTGGAACGAACTAAAACTATACAATACGAACGCATTTTCACACGACTAGTCGCCTGCATCATACTTTGGTGCATCGCCGCAAGTGCTTGGGGACAAGTAAGCTATGATCTCAGAGGTAGTGACTCAGAGGGCTACACAAGTGTTCGATCTAGTACTACACAACTATGGGGATTTGTAGACGCCAATGACCACTTAGTCATACCTTGTAAGTACGATATCGTAGAACCCGTCCGAAACGGTCTGTCTGTGGTAGTTTTCAAAAACTTCTATGGTGTGATCAACCAAAAAGACAGCCTAATCCTACCTCCGATATACGATGACATCACTACCATAGACAATCAAATCTTTGGTGTAAGTCTACGACAAAAGGAAGGTCTCATCGACTCACACGGAATACAACTCATCCCTACCCAATACAAAAAAGTCATCCTTATAGACGAAAATCTAGTCATCGTCAAACAAGACGACACTTGGGCCATGGCCAATTCGCAAGGGGAGTTCATCACGAAGTTTCTCTACCAACAGGTCTACCCCATGCGAGAAGGAATGATCAAAGTAAAACTCGGTCGAAAATACGGTTTCGTCAACCGGACGGGAAAGACCGCTATCGCCCCCGAATATGAAAACCTAAAATACTACTCCGAAGGGCTTTCTCCTGCCAAAAAATCTGACCTATGGGGAGCCATAGACCTAGGGGGCAACCTAGTGATTGACTACCTCTACCATAGCATGACGCCTCTTCAAGATGGACTGTTCAAAGTTGGCCTCCACGGGAAATATGGGTTCATAGATGCAGCAGGGCAAACCGTCATACCTATCAAGTATCGCAATGCAGACTACAGAAATGATCACCTCATCTATGTCGAAGAATCTCTCGGCCTGTTGCTGTTCAATACTCAAGGTCAACTGCTCTCCGACAAACACTACGACAAACCCAAAAGCTGGAATGGCCCCTATAAAGTCAATGATGGTTGTATACTTGTCATCCGCAAAGGGCTCTATGGCTACCTACACGCAGACGGAGGAATCTTCGTGCCCTGTCAGTACGATGACGCAGAGCCCTTCAACGAAGGAATTGCTAAAATAAGTCTAAACGGCAAATGGGGTCTCATAGACAAACAAGGCAACCTTATACTAGACACCAAATACGATCATATCTCAAAATTTGATCATGGATTGGCCATCGTCGAAGAAGAAAACAAACTAGGCCTAGTCAACAACTCCGGAAGACTCATCACTCGTGTCGTCTATCAAAGCATAGAGTCTACGACCAACAATCAATTCATCATCAAGAAAGAAAACAAATACGGCATGCTGGATCAGTTTGGTTCGCCTTTGCTACCTGTCGAATACCAACAGTTGGTCAAAAACCTCTACAGCAGTGGCTACCTCGTGCAACAAGGTGACTTGTGGGGCTACATAGCTGAAGACGGAACTCCACTGCTCCCTATCCGCTATGACAACATCCAAGTCTACGACGAAGGACAATCTGTGATTGTAGAAAAAAATGGAAAAAGCTCACTCATGACTATAAATCAATTTGTCAAAATACCTTTTCAATATGACAAACTAACACTCACTCCTGATAGATATATCCGAATAGATGATCGAGGCAAAGTCGGTCTAGCCACGATCAACGGTCAAACCCTGATCAAGCCCAAATATGACGACATACGCAACGTCCAAATCCACTCGGTAGAAGTGCTCAAGAAAGGCAAATGGTCACTCAAAAACTACTGA
- a CDS encoding VOC family protein, with translation MKDKLIYGIQQIGVGVDDAVRGFEWYGTRLGADACIFDDDNEATYMAKYMGGQARPKRAILAMNLQGGSGYEIWQHTGRTPLKMESPLDLGDLGINIAKIKSIDIQKSYTRLKNLGVEFRSEIVTGPDGKKSFYIQDPWDNILEIKESDNWYNVQKHDMGGICGATLGVSDIEASLKLFSNLLGYDQVIYDETGTFEDVASLSKGTEKFRRILLTHKNDRTGGFSPLLGKSEIELIQRLDSKPKKLFENRFWGDIGFIHLCFDIKNMKKLVEECKEAGFPFQVLSNESFDMGDANGHWGYIEDQDGTLIEFVETHKVPLIKKLNFNINLKHRDPNKPLPNWILKAMKIKRVKF, from the coding sequence ATGAAAGACAAATTGATATACGGTATACAGCAGATAGGAGTAGGGGTAGATGATGCCGTGAGAGGTTTTGAATGGTACGGCACTCGTCTAGGCGCAGACGCATGTATTTTTGACGATGACAATGAGGCCACCTATATGGCCAAATACATGGGGGGTCAAGCGCGCCCAAAACGTGCCATTCTCGCCATGAACCTCCAAGGGGGTAGTGGCTATGAAATATGGCAACATACCGGTCGCACTCCGCTCAAAATGGAATCGCCTTTGGATTTAGGGGATTTGGGGATCAATATCGCCAAAATCAAATCCATCGATATCCAAAAAAGCTACACCCGCCTCAAAAATCTCGGCGTAGAATTTCGATCAGAGATCGTGACAGGCCCAGACGGGAAGAAGAGCTTCTATATCCAAGACCCTTGGGACAACATACTCGAAATCAAAGAGTCTGATAATTGGTACAACGTCCAGAAACATGATATGGGTGGGATCTGTGGTGCCACTCTCGGTGTATCCGATATCGAAGCTTCGCTCAAACTATTTTCGAATTTACTGGGTTACGACCAAGTGATTTACGATGAGACAGGTACTTTCGAAGATGTCGCTAGCCTATCCAAAGGCACCGAAAAATTCAGACGTATCTTGCTCACACACAAAAACGACCGAACAGGTGGATTCAGCCCCTTGCTTGGCAAGAGCGAAATCGAATTGATACAGCGTCTAGACTCCAAACCAAAAAAACTGTTTGAAAACAGATTCTGGGGAGACATCGGGTTCATTCATTTGTGTTTTGACATCAAAAACATGAAGAAACTGGTCGAAGAATGCAAAGAGGCAGGCTTCCCTTTTCAAGTTCTCAGCAACGAATCCTTTGATATGGGTGATGCCAACGGGCATTGGGGATACATCGAAGACCAAGACGGTACACTCATCGAATTTGTAGAGACACACAAAGTTCCCTTGATCAAGAAGTTGAATTTCAACATCAACCTCAAACATCGAGACCCGAACAAACCGCTCCCCAATTGGATTCTCAAAGCCATGAAAATCAAGCGGGTCAAATTTTGA
- a CDS encoding RidA family protein — MIKKRVSSGSAFEDKIGYSRAVVDDHYVHVSGTTGYHYEDMSISEDVTEQARQCLINITHALEQAGSSLERIVRVKYILPVRDDFEPCWPILKTYFGKIKPAATMIVAGLADPHMKIEIEVTASL; from the coding sequence ATGATCAAGAAGAGGGTTTCAAGTGGATCAGCCTTCGAGGACAAAATCGGCTACTCGCGTGCAGTAGTCGATGACCACTATGTCCATGTCTCTGGTACCACTGGGTACCACTACGAAGACATGAGCATCTCAGAAGACGTCACTGAGCAAGCTCGACAATGCCTGATCAATATCACCCATGCGCTGGAGCAAGCTGGCAGTAGTTTGGAACGGATCGTACGGGTCAAGTATATTCTTCCCGTACGTGACGATTTTGAGCCTTGTTGGCCGATTCTCAAAACATATTTTGGCAAGATCAAACCCGCTGCAACCATGATCGTAGCGGGCTTGGCAGACCCTCACATGAAAATCGAAATAGAAGTAACGGCCTCCCTGTAA
- a CDS encoding glycoside hydrolase family 15 protein, whose amino-acid sequence MKRHTYDFGVIGNCAFSAHIKTDTNISWMCWPRFDSSFIFGKMIDDQKGGEFSVLPAEGKFESKQYYIENTNLLCTEIECASGKYKVTDFAPRFEQYERHYKPLMLIRKIEPVSGHPKIKVNCNPVGDYGNTVPERTIGSNHIRYIGLGSQVRLTTNISMNYVMNDQEFVLNETKYCVLTYGQPMEAELKETCENFQDRTTRYWRKWVKTASINHFQQKAAIRSALILKIHQYEDTGAIVAALTTSLPEAPKSTRNWDYRFCWMRDTYYTLNAFNNIGHFEELEKYFHYIMNITSSETERYQPLVGIGGEKSLIEIETDLKGYMGENQPVRVGNQAYEHIQNDVYGQVLVSLLPLYYDQRIIFTETFDSGDLIYKTLGLIEKTMEQADAGLWEFRNLKQYHCYTYLFHWAGCLAARKIAAVIKDEKMDKLATKLGAIAKAKIEECYSPVKKGYSQAIGTDRMDASCLQLINMGYLDHDQDRAKQHLIAMEKDLKASNGLFFRYKHQDDFGEPETTFMICAFWYVEALACVGRIDEAVEYFDNLVGYGNHVGLLSEDVTEQDGSMWGNFPQAYSHVGLLNAADRIAKKLDIHDFNY is encoded by the coding sequence ATGAAAAGGCATACCTACGATTTCGGAGTAATAGGCAATTGTGCATTTAGTGCACACATCAAAACAGACACCAACATCTCATGGATGTGTTGGCCAAGATTTGACAGCTCATTCATCTTCGGCAAAATGATCGATGACCAAAAGGGTGGAGAGTTTTCTGTACTGCCCGCAGAAGGCAAATTTGAATCCAAACAATACTACATCGAAAACACCAACCTACTCTGTACTGAAATCGAATGTGCCAGCGGCAAATACAAGGTGACAGACTTTGCGCCACGCTTCGAGCAATACGAGCGCCATTATAAACCGCTAATGCTCATCCGCAAAATCGAACCTGTCTCGGGTCATCCCAAAATCAAAGTCAACTGCAATCCTGTAGGTGACTATGGCAACACCGTCCCTGAACGTACCATCGGAAGCAACCACATCCGGTACATCGGTCTCGGCTCGCAAGTGAGACTGACGACCAACATCTCGATGAACTACGTCATGAACGATCAAGAGTTCGTGCTCAACGAAACCAAATACTGCGTCCTCACCTACGGACAACCGATGGAGGCTGAGCTCAAAGAAACATGTGAGAATTTTCAAGACCGTACAACAAGATACTGGAGAAAATGGGTCAAAACAGCGAGTATCAATCACTTTCAACAAAAAGCAGCTATTCGATCGGCGCTGATCCTAAAAATCCACCAGTACGAAGATACTGGCGCCATCGTAGCAGCACTCACTACCAGTTTGCCAGAGGCTCCCAAATCCACACGCAACTGGGACTATCGATTCTGCTGGATGCGAGACACCTACTACACCCTCAACGCGTTCAATAATATTGGCCATTTCGAAGAACTCGAAAAATACTTTCACTACATCATGAACATCACTAGCTCAGAGACCGAAAGGTATCAACCGCTCGTGGGGATCGGTGGTGAAAAAAGCCTCATCGAAATCGAAACAGACCTCAAAGGATACATGGGCGAAAATCAGCCTGTACGTGTCGGAAACCAAGCTTATGAACACATCCAAAATGATGTCTACGGGCAAGTCCTCGTATCGTTGTTGCCTTTGTACTATGATCAGAGGATTATATTCACGGAGACCTTTGACAGTGGCGATCTGATCTACAAAACCCTCGGCCTCATCGAAAAGACCATGGAGCAAGCAGATGCAGGTCTTTGGGAGTTTAGAAATCTCAAACAGTACCATTGCTATACCTACTTGTTTCATTGGGCGGGTTGTCTAGCTGCAAGAAAAATCGCAGCAGTCATCAAAGATGAAAAAATGGACAAGTTGGCCACCAAACTCGGCGCAATCGCCAAGGCCAAGATCGAAGAATGCTACAGCCCCGTCAAAAAAGGGTACAGTCAAGCCATCGGAACAGACCGCATGGATGCAAGCTGTCTCCAACTCATCAACATGGGCTATCTAGACCATGACCAAGACAGAGCAAAACAGCACTTGATTGCCATGGAAAAAGACCTGAAAGCCAGCAATGGACTCTTTTTCCGATACAAACACCAAGATGATTTTGGTGAGCCCGAAACGACGTTTATGATATGTGCTTTCTGGTATGTAGAAGCTTTGGCTTGCGTAGGTAGAATCGACGAAGCGGTAGAGTACTTTGACAACCTCGTCGGCTATGGCAACCATGTCGGGCTACTCAGCGAGGATGTCACCGAGCAAGACGGCAGCATGTGGGGCAACTTCCCACAAGCCTATAGCCATGTCGGACTACTCAACGCCGCGGACAGAATCGCGAAGAAATTAGACATTCACGATTTCAATTACTAA
- the tpiA gene encoding triose-phosphate isomerase gives MRQKIVAGNWKMNNDLEAGKKLALEVLEKSTGSEKAKIVLGTPFIHLTSVSADVAGKNGIEIAAQNCSDKASGAYTGEISASMVKSTGANYVILGHSERREYFNESAALLASKVDIALENDLIPIFCCGEPLEIREAGTMYDYVKQQLTESLFHLSAEDFAKISVAYEPIWAIGTGKTASSEQAQEMHAELRAHLATQFGQAAADACPILYGGSCKPSNAQELFAQADVDGGLIGGASLNADDFLAIVNAF, from the coding sequence ATGAGACAAAAAATCGTTGCAGGCAACTGGAAAATGAATAACGACCTGGAAGCAGGCAAAAAACTAGCTTTGGAGGTATTGGAAAAGTCTACGGGCTCTGAAAAAGCAAAAATCGTTTTGGGTACACCTTTCATTCATTTGACCTCAGTGTCAGCGGATGTAGCAGGCAAAAACGGTATCGAAATCGCCGCACAAAACTGCAGCGATAAAGCATCTGGTGCGTATACTGGTGAGATCTCTGCTTCGATGGTGAAGTCTACAGGAGCCAATTATGTGATCTTGGGTCATAGCGAAAGAAGGGAGTACTTCAACGAATCTGCGGCTCTATTGGCAAGCAAAGTAGATATCGCTTTGGAAAATGATTTGATTCCGATTTTTTGTTGTGGTGAGCCGCTCGAGATTAGAGAAGCAGGGACGATGTATGACTATGTCAAGCAGCAATTGACAGAAAGTCTTTTCCACCTTTCTGCAGAAGACTTTGCTAAAATATCTGTTGCTTATGAGCCTATATGGGCGATTGGTACAGGCAAAACGGCTAGCTCTGAGCAAGCACAAGAAATGCATGCAGAATTGAGAGCGCACCTGGCGACTCAGTTTGGCCAAGCAGCAGCAGACGCATGTCCCATCTTATATGGTGGCAGTTGTAAACCAAGCAACGCGCAAGAGTTATTTGCTCAGGCAGATGTCGATGGTGGATTGATCGGCGGTGCTTCGTTGAATGCCGATGACTTTCTTGCGATAGTCAACGCATTCTAA
- a CDS encoding DUF6150 family protein, with protein sequence MGSDPKSDLPDPCEIYGKVYFSPDPRQADFSVYVEETESFADVIVFEEANALYADRAGHWSTVPNRGMADVYIYLERNRSLADFSIYYTDYESFAGCNR encoded by the coding sequence TTGGGTTCAGACCCAAAGAGTGACCTGCCAGATCCTTGTGAGATTTATGGAAAGGTGTATTTCTCTCCTGATCCGCGTCAGGCGGATTTCAGTGTGTATGTCGAAGAGACAGAGTCATTTGCGGACGTCATAGTATTCGAAGAAGCCAATGCATTGTACGCAGATCGTGCGGGACACTGGTCTACGGTACCTAACCGAGGGATGGCAGACGTCTACATTTATCTCGAGCGCAACCGAAGCTTAGCTGATTTTAGCATTTATTACACAGATTACGAATCCTTCGCCGGATGCAACAGATGA